The nucleotide sequence CGCCTCGATGGCCTGTCCCAGCAGACGCTCGGTCTTGACGCGCAGCACCGCGATCTCGGCATCCAGCACATCGAGTTCCTTGGGATCGATGGGCCCGCTGCGGCGCATCGCGATCAGGCGCTCCTCCAGCTCCAGCAGCTCCCGGCGCGATTCCTCCCACAGTGAGAAGGTCAACGTTACGGTGTCAAGCTCTCGAATCATTTACGCGTGCCTGCGGGGGATTTCGTACCCGCGCATTCTAGGAGTCGCCCCCGCGCGGCGGTCGGTGCCGTTTCCGGCAAGGTCTTTGGCCTCACAGGCGTAGGCGTGGATCCGGACGAAAGACTCAGCCAGGCGTTCCAGGCCTGGTCCGCCGCGCGGGACGCGCTTGGCAGGCAGCGCAACCTGCTGCGGATCGCGCGCGAACGGCCCGGCGCCGCGGCCCAGACCGTGGACGAGGTCCTGGCCCGGCTCCGGTCGCTGGAGCAGGAATGCGAGCGCCGCTTTGCCGAGCTGCTGGCCGCTGCCGACGAGCGCGACGGTCTGCGCTGACATCCCGGGCGCCCGCAAACCCGCGCCGCAGCAGGGAAAAAGGTTCAAGGACATAACGTTCAGGCACGGGAAAACGCCAATCGCGCGTGGCCGGCCCGGCGCGCATGATCGCGCCTCGACCCTCCCTCTCTCTCCCTTTCCCGCACAAGGAGACAGCCATGCGCGCCCGCCTTCCTTCCTGCCTGCGTCTTGCCGCCGCCGCCGTCCTGGCGGCCTGCGCCGCCGGCGCCTTCGCCCAGGACAAGCCGGTCGAACTGAAGTTCGCCCACTGGCTGCCGGCCAACCACTCGCTGGCGCGCAACGGCTTCGAGCCCTGGGCCAAGTCGGTGGAGGCCGCCTCCAAGGGCTCGATCAAGGTCGTGTTCTTCCCCTCGCAGCAGCTGGGCAAGGCCGCCGACCACTACGACATGGCGCGCGACGGCATCGCCGACGTGACCTGGGCCAACCCCGGCTACCAGGCCGGCCGCTTCCCGCTCATCGCCGCCGGCGAGCTGCCCTTCCTGGTCGCCAAGCCGGGCCCGGGCTCGGCGGCGCTGGATGCCTGGTACCGCAGGTACGCCGGCACCGAGATGAAGGACGTGAAGTTCTGCTTCGCCCACCTGCACGTGGGCACCCTGCACGCCAAGAAGCCGATCACCGAGCCGGGGCAGCTCAAGGGCATGAAGATCCGCTCGTCCAACGGCACCAACGCGCAGTTCATGACGCTCCTGGGCGCCACCAACGTGCAGGTGTCGGCGCCCGAGGCGCGCGACGCGCTCGAGAAGGGCGTGGCCGACGCGATCTCCTTCCCCTGGGGCTCCATCCTCAGCTTCGGCATCGACAAGGCCGTGAAGTACCACACCGACATGCGCCTGTACGCCTCGGACTTCGCCTGGGTGGTGAACAAGGGCTGGTACGACAAGCTGGGCGCCTCGCAGAAGAAGGTGATCGACGACCATTGCAGCAACGAATGGGCGGCCAAGGTGGGCGCGGCCTGGGGCGACGACGAGGACTCCGGCCAGGCCAAGCTGGAGAAGGCGGCCGGCCACACCATCGTCAAGCTCACGCCGGCGCAGCTCGATGCCTGGAAGAAGGCCGCCGAGCCGCTGTACGGCCAGTGGGTGCAGGGCGTCGACAAGGCGGGCGCCAACGGCAAGCAGGCGCTGGCCGAGCTGCGCAAGGAACTGGACGCCCGCAAGGCCGGCAACTGAGGGCGATGCGCCGGCTGCTGTCGGCCGCCGAGACGGTGGCCGCCCTGTTCCTGCTGCTGATCGCGCTGCTGACCGCCGGCAACGTGCTGCTGCGCGACGTCTTCAGCGTGCAGATCCCCGACTGGTACGACGGCTCGCGCATGCTCCAGGGCATCGCCCTGTTC is from Ramlibacter tataouinensis TTB310 and encodes:
- a CDS encoding TRAP transporter substrate-binding protein; protein product: MRARLPSCLRLAAAAVLAACAAGAFAQDKPVELKFAHWLPANHSLARNGFEPWAKSVEAASKGSIKVVFFPSQQLGKAADHYDMARDGIADVTWANPGYQAGRFPLIAAGELPFLVAKPGPGSAALDAWYRRYAGTEMKDVKFCFAHLHVGTLHAKKPITEPGQLKGMKIRSSNGTNAQFMTLLGATNVQVSAPEARDALEKGVADAISFPWGSILSFGIDKAVKYHTDMRLYASDFAWVVNKGWYDKLGASQKKVIDDHCSNEWAAKVGAAWGDDEDSGQAKLEKAAGHTIVKLTPAQLDAWKKAAEPLYGQWVQGVDKAGANGKQALAELRKELDARKAGN